In the Marinobacter sp. Arc7-DN-1 genome, GTGAAGTAAATCACCATGTGGTCCGGACCGTTGTTGTTGCCGCCGTCATTCAACCCTTCGAGCAGGTCGGTTTTCAGGGCCAGGCCATCGGAATCGCAAATTGAGGTGTAGGCTCCGTTGGTGCAGGTGCCGGCGTCTTCCGATGACTTCAGGGTGTAACGGTAGTGGGCGCCGGCCTCCCAGGGTTGATCCGGATAGAAGCGGATTCGCTGGAGGCTCTTCTCGAGCCGGCCGGGTAGGTTGCTTTCCAGAACCGTGATGGAACCATTTGACGCCTGGCTCACCTTTTCAACGACGAAGGTGTCGCCCGGAATAATCGACTCCAGGTCCATAGACTTTGAGAACACCACCGTAATGGGGCGATCTGACGGCATGGTGCTGACTGGCAGCACGTCACCGACACCCCCATCCGAATAACACTGTCCCAATACGCCAGCGGAGAGATCCAGCAGGCTGTGGTCGGTCTCGCAGGGATAGCCCGGATAGGTTGTCAGGGCCAGGGCAGGGCGTCGGGTCACAGATGAGCCGCCAATGTCATCCAGTGAAAACTGCAGTGGCACTGTGGTGGCCGGATTGCCGGCCAGATCGGTCAGACCATCAATCACCACTTCGTAGTCAACGCCATGGCTCAGGCCATCTTTCGGATTGAGAATGACGGCGGTTCCGTCCAGGCGTGTCTCAAGGGCATCTACAGGAATGCCATCTGCAAACAGCGAGACGCCTGTCTCAATGGAATCCGGGGCCAGTGGCTCGTCAAAGAACAGAATGACAGGGTCGCCGGGGCGCTGCATGGACTGGCGAGTATCCGGAATGGCGGTCTCACCGCCGGGCATCCAGCTCACCAGGCTTGGCGATGTGCTGTCCAGCTCCCGGAGCAGCTCGGCATCAAGCACTGAGTCGGCATCGGTGGCGGCTTCGAGGTGGAACGCGATGGTTGAGTCAGTGTATTCCTGGCCCAGGAGGTTCGGTTCCACCATGCCAATGGCATCGATAGTGAGAACGCCATCCTGCACCAGGGCAATACCGCGCAATTCCACGCCCATCAGGTCCTGGGACAGAGCCGCGTTGGGCTGTGCATTTTCAGTGTTCATGGAAACATCCATAAACAGCGTGATGTGCCGGGGGGCATTGATATCATCAGTGTAGGGGTTGGGGCTGAGGTAGCCGGAGGCGTCTGACAACATGGTGACCTTGATGTTGCCGGTGGTCTGGAGCTCACCGGTGGCCGCATCCAGAACCGGAACCTTGCCGCCGACCCGAACATCCAGGCTGGTGCTGTTCAGAACGCTTCCCCGGGCAATGCGCAACGGCAGTGCTTCATCGGCGTCGAAAGCCGGCGCATAAGCCAACTCGGCGAACAGGTCCCCGGTTTGCTGGGACGGCCCGGCATTACCCTGAAGAACGGAGTTCAGGGTAACGCCATTGATGATCTGGCCGTTCAGTACAGACCGGGTCGCGGTCTCTTCGGTTTCTCCTGCCGCCAGGCCGGAGTCCACTGCCGATTGCTGGAGGACCACGGTCGGGCCGGTATCCCGTGGTGTGAAGCTGAACTCGCGATTGAGTCGCTCACCCTCGGGCCGGGTCTGACTGGCGAGGTTGTTGAGCCGGAGGGTGTAAGTCTGGCCTGTGTCGAGAACATCATTCTTGCTGCCGCACTCCCGGGGATCTTCGGCCACGCACGGATCGACGGTTATCCGGTTGCCTTTGACCAGAACGGTTGCTGGAACGGCCTCGCCAGTTTCGTCCAGCAACTCGATTGAACCGCCCAGACTCTTCCAGTCAGGATGAACAGGGTGGGTCATTGCGAGCCGGAAGGTCGAGAAATTCATCGCTTCAAACGGCGTTCCGCTGGCTGGCACCTGCCAGGCCACGTCAAAGCCTTCGGCGGAGTTGGCCAGGCCGGCGATTCCGGAAAAGGCGTTACGGGTACCGAACTGGATGCCGGGTTCACCAACCGCGTTTGGCGTGGCTATCTGCCTGCCACCTTCGGCCGCCAGTGGTTGGTCAAAAACCACAGTGTAGGATTGAAGGGCGTCAAGAGTGCTGGCTGGTGATAACTTCAGGCTCCTGCCTTCGTCAATCCGGCTTACGGAGAAAGGTATGGACTGCCCGCCGGAGGCCAGGCGGATTTTGGTCTGCAAGTCCGCATCTTCATCGGTAATACGGCGGTTAAAACGGAGCACGATATCTGTTTTCGGGCTGACGTTTGTCTGACCATCTGCCGGATAGGAGTAAACCACCAGGCCCGGAGTGGTTTTCTCGTTCATGGTCTGTTCATCCCCGCCGCAGGCCGCGAGCAGCAACGCGGGAATCAGTGCCAGTGTTTTGTTGTAATTCATGGCAAACCCTCCTTAAAACTTCAGGGTGACAGAGCCGCTGACAACATGAACGTCGCCGTCCGCCGTTACGGAAGTTTCGTTTCCGTCAAAATCCACCAGCGTGAAATCCCGCTCCTGCAATTGCTGGTACTGGTAGCCGATGTCCAGGCGTACCGGATAGGCCAACAGGCGGGTGCGGTCATAGGTGGCACTCAGACCGAGGCCAACGACAATTTTGTCGGTATCGAGATAGTTGATCTCCGGGTTGCGGGTGGATTTGAGCGGTGACTCCTCATAGGCAAGGCCGGCGCGCAGGGAGAAGTTTTTGTTGAGTGCGTACTCGGCGCCCACTCTGGGAATCAGGATGTCATCAAACTGAATCCGGTCACCAGGTGCCACGGAGCCCTGATCCTTAATGGTGTCGCCAGCGAACTGCTGCTCAAGCTCCGACCAGTTCTGCTGTTCGATACTGCCGCCGATACGCCAGCTGTCGCCCCTGTACTGGGCGCCAAAACCGAAGGTCTCCGGCTGAAAAGAATCGATGGTAGAGACCGCAAGACTCAGGCCCGGGTCCGGGATGGTCTGGGTCACGATAATGTTGGAGTCGACCGTGGTTGAGGCAGAGGATTTGGTCCGGTAGGTAAAAGCCGTCTCCCATCCCTGAAAGAAACAATCGCTTTCCGGGCAAAAGGTGCTGCCAAGATCAATGCTGGTGCCCAGAATGGTCTTCAGGGAAGGTTCGGCATTGACTGCAAGTCGCTCGCGAGTGGTTTCGCCACCCAGAGTGGATACAGCATCCAGGTTCGCCGTGGCATCAAGCGTTACCCTCACCGACGCACCGGCGGAAATCCCGCGCCAGAGAGGCGTTGCGCCACCGATATTCAGGAACAATGGCTCCTTGCCATATTGCAGGAATTGGCCGCTTTCCGTGGTCTGCGAATCGAACGCCAGCATCTCCTTGCCGTACTTCTCGACACCGGCGATGAAGCCCAGATAAATCGGATGTTTGAAGCGGGTCAGCGAGCCAAGGTTGGTCTTCATACCAATCAGCACATGCTGGCTGGGTGAGCTGGAAAGCACATCGCCATTGGCGTTCGGGTTGGCCGAACGCAGTTCCTGCTCTGAGTGCAGGATGCCGGCCGTCAGCTCGCCTCGCTCGTCTTTGGTCAGGTAGGCCGGGTTGTAGTAGGTGGCGGATACCTGATCGTTGAACATGGACAGCGACTGGGCGGTTGCCACATCCACCGGCATGACGCCGTAGGTGGTGCCGAGGTTGCCCATGCTGGCATTTGCCGGGAGAGAGAGACCTGCTGACAGAGAGGCGATGGCGACGGACAGGGCCCGTACTGAGAGCCGGGAGGAAATAGCCATTGATACACTCCATTACTTCGTTGTTTTTATGCTCGGGCCAAGGCCCGGCCCCTGACGCACGGCTGGTACGCAGGTGGTTCGGGTAATAGTGTATGTGGCTTGTCTTTTCAGGACGTTGGCTTTTTTGACATCGAACAACGTCTTTAGAACCAGCACTGCAAGAGGGAAGACGTAAGTGCGTGTAGTTCTGGGAGAAGATATTCAGCTTACAATGTTGTTAAGGGGATTAGTCGCGGCTGAGCTCAGGTGCTGGCACAGGAAAGGAGGCCCCAAACCGCCCGAAACGGAGTGCGGAAGTACACTTGAAAGAAAAGGTCCCAAGTGCAGGGCCTTTGAAATTTGTGAGCTTTAATGTGTCAATTAACCCGACACTAATTGGTTCTTATACGTCGCCGTATTGCAACGAGTCCCATTAGCCCTATGCTGAACA is a window encoding:
- a CDS encoding Ig-like domain-containing protein → MNYNKTLALIPALLLAACGGDEQTMNEKTTPGLVVYSYPADGQTNVSPKTDIVLRFNRRITDEDADLQTKIRLASGGQSIPFSVSRIDEGRSLKLSPASTLDALQSYTVVFDQPLAAEGGRQIATPNAVGEPGIQFGTRNAFSGIAGLANSAEGFDVAWQVPASGTPFEAMNFSTFRLAMTHPVHPDWKSLGGSIELLDETGEAVPATVLVKGNRITVDPCVAEDPRECGSKNDVLDTGQTYTLRLNNLASQTRPEGERLNREFSFTPRDTGPTVVLQQSAVDSGLAAGETEETATRSVLNGQIINGVTLNSVLQGNAGPSQQTGDLFAELAYAPAFDADEALPLRIARGSVLNSTSLDVRVGGKVPVLDAATGELQTTGNIKVTMLSDASGYLSPNPYTDDINAPRHITLFMDVSMNTENAQPNAALSQDLMGVELRGIALVQDGVLTIDAIGMVEPNLLGQEYTDSTIAFHLEAATDADSVLDAELLRELDSTSPSLVSWMPGGETAIPDTRQSMQRPGDPVILFFDEPLAPDSIETGVSLFADGIPVDALETRLDGTAVILNPKDGLSHGVDYEVVIDGLTDLAGNPATTVPLQFSLDDIGGSSVTRRPALALTTYPGYPCETDHSLLDLSAGVLGQCYSDGGVGDVLPVSTMPSDRPITVVFSKSMDLESIIPGDTFVVEKVSQASNGSITVLESNLPGRLEKSLQRIRFYPDQPWEAGAHYRYTLKSSEDAGTCTNGAYTSICDSDGLALKTDLLEGLNDGGNNNGPDHMVIYFTGAEPLDSVFAPLRNLPVRDTNANFLVDCDSNTNPDCLEPFAHEGSDNDGWAASANSTKLRVRNNQASASPPVIVASTADARVGCETGERCPKNKFIYQTYALNTEVVGPGVYEPTGDEGILVNLYPTQLATTSISVFTELRVFGFIPLQEESITNTQVLRMRYTKDDPACSGPSCSRSGLIPGVITEGDNGQPVFKTRAELMLDAPDMEIPLGGRHDLYGREFVLELEGNITFFDDGRMQIEQRNSNLVDINVRARALGVPGGEIVTIDLPLQIPEQGVYLNFISNPVKEIPAEQ
- the aupA gene encoding alkane uptake protein AupA gives rise to the protein MAISSRLSVRALSVAIASLSAGLSLPANASMGNLGTTYGVMPVDVATAQSLSMFNDQVSATYYNPAYLTKDERGELTAGILHSEQELRSANPNANGDVLSSSPSQHVLIGMKTNLGSLTRFKHPIYLGFIAGVEKYGKEMLAFDSQTTESGQFLQYGKEPLFLNIGGATPLWRGISAGASVRVTLDATANLDAVSTLGGETTRERLAVNAEPSLKTILGTSIDLGSTFCPESDCFFQGWETAFTYRTKSSASTTVDSNIIVTQTIPDPGLSLAVSTIDSFQPETFGFGAQYRGDSWRIGGSIEQQNWSELEQQFAGDTIKDQGSVAPGDRIQFDDILIPRVGAEYALNKNFSLRAGLAYEESPLKSTRNPEINYLDTDKIVVGLGLSATYDRTRLLAYPVRLDIGYQYQQLQERDFTLVDFDGNETSVTADGDVHVVSGSVTLKF